One part of the Prosthecobacter vanneervenii genome encodes these proteins:
- a CDS encoding STAS domain-containing protein — protein sequence MEISRQTSGDLIILRLAGRLDANWCNHVESALSATVRDGEHRLHLDMSAVSYISSAGIRVLLACHKQLRAINGLFGVIRPSEAVRSVLELSGLQMLITSETVAAATEDAGKKLASPSAAYELFPLGGSGMKIETVGEPATLARGCGGAQPTTRRFDAATVALGVGALGGSFAENAARCGELLAVAGVAAFQPADGSSRPDFMLSEGALVPEGQLVLGLSAQGSFSSLLRFEANDEDRRSGLTELMQTALESSGANAAVVVAVTETAGLVGASLRQSPASEAGAANERFGFPQIRDWLSFTSERSFRDSTSLVVGVIARPGSAFDALLRPLARGTDLLGHLHAAVFPYRPLRKGRIDLQPAVTSLFDGQALQSVLHLISDPRGFNGAGESEFYRGAVWTAPIIT from the coding sequence ATGGAAATCTCCCGCCAAACTTCCGGTGATCTGATCATCCTGCGCCTCGCGGGGCGGCTGGATGCCAACTGGTGCAACCACGTGGAATCCGCGCTCTCCGCCACCGTGCGCGACGGCGAGCACCGCCTGCATCTGGACATGAGCGCGGTCAGCTACATCAGCTCCGCAGGCATCCGCGTGCTGCTGGCCTGCCACAAGCAGCTGCGCGCCATCAACGGTCTCTTTGGCGTCATCCGTCCATCTGAGGCGGTGCGCTCGGTGCTGGAGCTTTCCGGTTTGCAGATGCTCATCACCTCGGAGACCGTCGCAGCAGCCACCGAGGATGCCGGTAAAAAGCTGGCATCTCCAAGCGCAGCGTATGAGCTCTTCCCGCTCGGGGGCAGCGGCATGAAAATCGAGACCGTGGGCGAGCCCGCAACGCTGGCCCGTGGCTGCGGCGGCGCACAGCCTACCACAAGACGCTTCGATGCAGCCACGGTGGCGCTCGGCGTGGGCGCACTGGGCGGCAGCTTCGCCGAAAACGCCGCGCGCTGTGGCGAACTGCTGGCGGTGGCAGGTGTGGCGGCCTTCCAGCCTGCGGACGGCTCCAGCCGCCCTGACTTCATGCTGAGTGAAGGTGCTCTCGTTCCAGAAGGGCAGCTCGTGCTCGGCCTGTCCGCTCAGGGTTCCTTCAGCTCCCTGCTGCGCTTTGAGGCCAATGACGAAGACCGTCGCAGCGGCCTCACCGAGCTGATGCAGACGGCGCTGGAATCCAGCGGTGCAAACGCAGCGGTGGTCGTGGCGGTGACAGAGACGGCGGGGCTCGTCGGCGCGTCTTTGCGTCAGTCTCCGGCATCTGAAGCAGGCGCAGCGAATGAGCGCTTCGGCTTTCCGCAGATCCGCGACTGGCTTTCCTTCACCAGCGAGCGGTCGTTCCGAGACAGCACCTCGCTCGTAGTCGGCGTGATCGCCAGGCCGGGTTCTGCTTTTGACGCACTGCTGCGTCCGTTGGCTCGTGGCACGGATCTGCTGGGCCATCTGCATGCGGCGGTCTTTCCCTACCGCCCGCTTCGCAAGGGGCGCATCGATTTGCAGCCTGCTGTGACGAGCCTCTTCGACGGGCAGGCTCTTCAGAGCGTGCTGCACCTGATCTCCGATCCGCGTGGATTCAACGGCGCAGGCGAAAGCGAATTCTACCGCGGCGCCGTCTGGACAGCACCCATCATCACCTGA
- a CDS encoding ABC transporter permease: MTLLIGALIIGLNLALLALGVLVSFRIFSMPDITTDGSITLGAAIAAVLLVKGVNPLLATMAGALGGAAAGAVTGVLHTKFKINSLLSGILVMTALYSVNLHIMGRSNVPLMQATTLASYGERLGEWLAGGKTIHILGWPVAAADAAVLFLALVFSSAAGAAMFAFFRTQIGTAMRATGDNAQMIRALGANVEGNIILGLALSNGFVALSGALLAQYQGFADAQMGIGMVVWGLASVIIGEALTGTRSLGMNIIGAIMGSVLFRLLVAIALRWGLNPNDLKLITALFVFAALVLPGFIERCKRRPTSAT; the protein is encoded by the coding sequence ATGACTCTTCTCATTGGCGCATTGATCATCGGCCTCAACCTGGCGCTTTTGGCGCTGGGGGTTCTGGTGTCGTTTCGCATCTTTTCTATGCCAGACATCACCACAGACGGCTCCATCACACTCGGCGCGGCCATCGCAGCGGTGCTGCTGGTCAAAGGAGTGAACCCGCTGCTGGCCACGATGGCGGGCGCGCTGGGCGGCGCTGCAGCAGGCGCGGTCACGGGCGTGCTGCACACCAAGTTCAAGATCAACTCGCTGCTCTCCGGCATTCTGGTGATGACCGCGCTGTACTCGGTCAACCTGCACATCATGGGTCGCAGCAATGTGCCGCTGATGCAGGCCACCACGCTGGCGAGCTACGGCGAGAGGCTTGGCGAATGGCTAGCAGGCGGGAAAACCATCCACATCCTCGGCTGGCCGGTGGCTGCGGCGGATGCAGCGGTGCTCTTCCTGGCGCTCGTCTTCAGCTCCGCCGCTGGCGCTGCGATGTTCGCCTTCTTCCGCACGCAGATTGGCACCGCCATGCGTGCCACGGGCGACAACGCCCAGATGATCCGCGCGCTGGGTGCCAATGTGGAGGGCAACATCATCCTCGGCCTGGCGCTCTCAAACGGCTTTGTGGCCCTCTCCGGCGCGCTGCTGGCGCAGTACCAGGGCTTTGCAGACGCGCAGATGGGCATCGGCATGGTGGTGTGGGGGTTGGCCAGCGTGATCATCGGCGAGGCGCTGACAGGCACACGCAGCCTCGGCATGAATATCATCGGCGCGATCATGGGCTCGGTGCTGTTCCGCCTGCTCGTCGCCATCGCGCTGCGCTGGGGCTTGAACCCAAACGACCTCAAGCTCATCACCGCGCTGTTTGTTTTTGCAGCGCTCGTGCTGCCCGGCTTCATCGAACGCTGCAAACGCAGGCCCACCTCCGCCACCTGA
- a CDS encoding PP2C family protein-serine/threonine phosphatase, protein MGVTPALSSTLAASLAAFAPDASEQSVWIEFMDTLTLAPGEVLFRKGDAADAMFLIESGTLAVVLEVEGAGRAELRRLGPGQFLGEMALYRSEPRTATVEAVSAVKLWRLTAARLREAESLHPQLAVALHRHVASLISERVVFSNMELKQPLARLAHALRGLAASDFSSTGWDRSGVAKEALRSDEVGSVAQAMEFLADRLQEHIAALQQQTAAREAIESELRIAGQIQFSLLPPPLTTAEQQRVDFASFIQPAREAGGDLYDGFFLPDGRFFTLVGDVSGKGVSAAVFMALAAMAVRTLAREVRDPGELLAQVNRLLCERNETMQFVTACAVFFDPATGDLTWANAGHPLAAVISDAGDLAWLEGPRAAPLGVFEETVYATQQRKLALHETLLVYSDGVSEAQDPKDALFGSAGIQQCLAGGAVSGSAQLVQRVVSAVLAHQAEAPQADDITLVALRRVL, encoded by the coding sequence ATGGGTGTGACTCCCGCCCTGTCTTCCACACTTGCCGCATCACTGGCTGCGTTTGCGCCTGATGCGTCTGAGCAGAGTGTCTGGATCGAGTTCATGGACACGCTCACGCTCGCGCCTGGAGAGGTGCTGTTTCGCAAGGGAGATGCTGCTGATGCGATGTTTCTCATCGAGTCAGGCACGCTGGCGGTGGTGCTGGAGGTGGAGGGTGCGGGACGTGCCGAACTGCGCAGGCTGGGGCCCGGGCAGTTTTTGGGAGAGATGGCGCTGTATCGTTCCGAGCCGCGAACTGCCACGGTGGAGGCGGTCAGTGCGGTCAAGCTGTGGCGTCTGACTGCGGCCCGGCTGCGAGAAGCGGAGAGCCTGCATCCGCAGCTGGCCGTGGCGCTGCACCGGCATGTGGCCTCGCTCATCTCCGAGCGCGTGGTCTTCAGCAACATGGAGCTCAAGCAGCCGCTGGCCCGCCTCGCGCATGCGTTGCGCGGTCTGGCAGCCAGCGATTTTTCCTCCACCGGCTGGGACCGTTCTGGCGTGGCCAAAGAGGCGCTGCGCAGCGATGAGGTGGGCTCTGTGGCGCAGGCCATGGAGTTTCTGGCGGACCGCTTGCAGGAGCACATCGCCGCGCTGCAGCAGCAGACCGCCGCGCGTGAGGCCATCGAGAGCGAGCTGCGAATTGCGGGGCAGATTCAATTCAGTTTGCTGCCGCCACCGCTCACCACTGCTGAACAGCAGCGAGTGGACTTTGCCTCCTTCATCCAACCGGCACGCGAGGCGGGCGGTGATCTCTATGATGGCTTCTTCCTGCCGGACGGGCGTTTCTTCACTCTTGTGGGAGATGTGTCAGGGAAGGGGGTGTCTGCCGCTGTCTTCATGGCCCTGGCGGCAATGGCAGTACGCACTCTCGCACGAGAGGTGCGCGATCCCGGAGAGCTGCTGGCGCAGGTGAACCGCTTGCTGTGCGAGCGCAATGAAACCATGCAATTTGTCACTGCCTGTGCGGTCTTTTTTGATCCAGCCACTGGAGATTTAACCTGGGCTAATGCCGGGCATCCGCTGGCTGCCGTCATTTCAGACGCAGGTGACCTTGCCTGGCTGGAGGGGCCGCGCGCCGCGCCGCTGGGTGTGTTTGAAGAGACGGTGTATGCCACGCAGCAGCGCAAGCTGGCACTGCATGAAACGCTGCTCGTGTATTCAGACGGAGTGTCGGAGGCACAGGATCCGAAGGATGCCCTCTTTGGCAGTGCAGGCATCCAGCAGTGTCTGGCAGGTGGTGCTGTGTCTGGCAGCGCGCAGCTCGTGCAGCGTGTCGTTTCGGCGGTGCTCGCGCATCAGGCCGAGGCACCGCAGGCGGATGACATCACGCTCGTGGCGCTACGCCGAGTGCTGTGA
- a CDS encoding PSD1 and planctomycete cytochrome C domain-containing protein, with product MKLTSVVLFSALAVTARGAERVLRFEKDVRPIVKAHCTHCHGEEEKPEGGVDLRLRRFMDQKLDGGSQVVVAGHPEQSELVRLIKNGEMPKKGKQLSAAELETIEKWIAQGAKTAKPEPMALAPGPIISDDDREYWAFQPVKRPAVPKDVDNRKVRTPVDAFLLKSMTKQGLSFAPEADRRTLIRRVTLDLTGLLPTPQEVEAFVNDQSSLAYEQLVERLLASKNYGERWARHWLDVVGYADSNGYSEADSVRPQAWRYRDYVIRAMNADKPWDEFIQEQLAGDELAGATHADYQQAVLDPHRTDQLIATAFLRMAPDGTGDAPDDAKLAKNQVIAEQMKVMTSSLMGLTVACAQCHDHRYDPITQVDYYRLRAVLDPAYNWEAWRAPAQRLYSLYSPQERAKAAEIEVKAKEIEAEARAMSKKFLDEIFEVEIKKVPEAEQAAFRVARDTPVAKQTPEQKALIKKYPSALATYSLNLYDQKKQDIVDAKMAEAKKLRDTKPVEGFVMALTEVKGQVPATKLFNRGDHDQPKQALTPGELSILASPQIEPFKPVPVSSGSSGRRLAYAQWLTSGKHPLTARVLVNRFWMNHMGRGIVNTPGDFGRQGELPTHPELLDYLADEFVKSGWKLKPLHRLILLSSAYRQSSVNQASLQADLENRFYARFKLRRLDAETLRDSMLAVTGTLVQSSYGPPSGIGRDAQGRVITGIDKSTITVNKVDPGGADDFRRSIYVQVRRSKPVTVLDTFDAPIMTPNCELRAQTTVAPQSLLLMNDTFVLDSSRRLADRLEAAAPGNRVEQIKRVWELLFGKPASQADVTRGIAYLDEQTKALTQYHHDIQHPKGVVPNPPQEAMASFCQILCSSNRFLYVE from the coding sequence ATGAAGCTGACGTCTGTTGTTCTTTTTTCCGCCCTCGCCGTGACCGCTCGCGGTGCGGAGCGTGTGCTCAGGTTTGAAAAAGACGTGCGCCCCATCGTCAAGGCGCACTGCACCCACTGCCATGGCGAGGAGGAAAAGCCAGAGGGCGGTGTGGACCTACGCCTGCGCCGCTTCATGGATCAGAAGCTGGATGGAGGCAGCCAGGTCGTCGTGGCCGGGCATCCGGAGCAGAGCGAGCTCGTGCGCCTGATCAAAAACGGCGAGATGCCCAAGAAGGGCAAGCAGCTCTCCGCGGCGGAGCTGGAGACCATCGAAAAATGGATCGCGCAGGGTGCGAAGACGGCCAAGCCGGAGCCGATGGCGCTCGCGCCGGGACCGATTATTTCGGACGATGACCGTGAATACTGGGCCTTCCAGCCTGTGAAGCGCCCCGCCGTGCCCAAGGACGTGGACAACCGCAAGGTGCGCACGCCGGTGGATGCCTTTCTGCTGAAGTCGATGACCAAGCAGGGGCTCAGCTTTGCGCCTGAGGCCGACCGCCGCACGCTGATCCGCCGCGTGACGCTGGACCTCACCGGCCTGCTGCCAACGCCGCAGGAGGTGGAGGCCTTTGTGAATGACCAATCTTCGCTGGCCTATGAGCAGCTGGTGGAACGGCTGCTGGCCTCCAAGAACTACGGCGAGCGCTGGGCGCGCCACTGGCTGGATGTGGTGGGCTACGCCGACTCCAACGGCTACTCCGAGGCCGACTCAGTGCGCCCGCAGGCCTGGCGCTACCGCGACTACGTCATCCGTGCCATGAATGCGGACAAGCCCTGGGATGAGTTTATCCAGGAGCAGCTGGCCGGAGATGAACTGGCAGGCGCCACGCACGCAGACTACCAGCAGGCGGTGCTGGACCCGCATCGCACCGACCAGCTCATCGCCACCGCCTTCCTGCGCATGGCTCCGGATGGCACCGGGGACGCACCGGATGATGCCAAGCTGGCCAAGAACCAGGTCATCGCGGAGCAGATGAAGGTCATGACCTCGTCGCTCATGGGACTGACAGTGGCCTGCGCGCAGTGCCATGACCACCGCTATGACCCCATCACCCAGGTGGACTACTACCGCCTGCGCGCCGTGCTGGATCCTGCCTACAACTGGGAGGCCTGGCGTGCGCCCGCTCAGCGCCTTTACTCCCTCTATTCTCCGCAGGAGCGCGCCAAGGCCGCCGAGATCGAGGTGAAGGCCAAGGAGATCGAGGCTGAAGCCCGCGCGATGAGCAAAAAGTTCCTGGATGAGATCTTTGAGGTCGAGATCAAGAAGGTGCCCGAGGCCGAGCAGGCCGCCTTCCGGGTGGCTCGTGACACGCCTGTGGCCAAGCAGACGCCGGAGCAGAAAGCGCTGATCAAAAAATATCCCTCCGCGCTCGCCACATATTCGCTGAATCTCTACGATCAGAAGAAGCAGGACATCGTGGACGCGAAGATGGCCGAGGCCAAAAAGCTGCGGGACACGAAACCGGTCGAGGGCTTTGTGATGGCGCTGACGGAAGTGAAGGGGCAGGTGCCGGCGACCAAGCTTTTCAATCGTGGTGATCATGATCAGCCCAAGCAGGCGCTGACTCCGGGAGAGCTCAGCATCCTGGCCAGTCCGCAGATCGAGCCCTTCAAGCCGGTGCCCGTGAGCAGCGGATCCAGCGGCCGACGTTTGGCCTATGCGCAGTGGCTGACCAGCGGCAAGCATCCGCTCACGGCACGTGTGCTGGTGAACCGCTTCTGGATGAACCACATGGGCCGCGGCATCGTGAACACGCCGGGAGATTTTGGCCGCCAGGGCGAGCTGCCCACACATCCGGAGCTGCTCGACTACCTGGCTGATGAGTTTGTGAAAAGCGGCTGGAAGCTCAAGCCTCTGCATCGCCTCATTCTCCTGAGCAGCGCGTACCGCCAGTCTTCTGTGAATCAGGCCTCGCTGCAGGCTGATCTCGAAAACAGGTTCTACGCGCGTTTCAAGCTGCGCCGTCTCGATGCTGAGACGCTGCGGGACTCCATGCTGGCCGTCACCGGCACGCTGGTGCAGTCAAGCTATGGCCCGCCCAGCGGCATCGGCCGCGATGCCCAGGGGCGAGTCATCACGGGCATCGACAAGAGCACCATCACCGTGAACAAGGTCGATCCCGGTGGTGCGGATGATTTCCGCCGCTCCATATACGTGCAGGTGCGCCGCAGCAAGCCAGTCACCGTTCTAGATACCTTTGATGCGCCGATCATGACGCCCAACTGCGAGCTACGTGCACAGACCACCGTGGCACCGCAGTCGTTGCTGCTCATGAATGACACCTTCGTGCTCGACAGCTCGCGCCGTCTGGCAGACCGGCTGGAGGCTGCGGCACCTGGCAACCGTGTGGAGCAGATCAAGCGCGTGTGGGAGCTGCTTTTTGGCAAGCCCGCGTCGCAGGCCGATGTGACCCGTGGCATCGCCTACCTGGATGAGCAGACCAAGGCGCTCACGCAGTATCATCACGACATCCAGCATCCGAAAGGTGTCGTGCCCAATCCGCCGCAGGAGGCCATGGCCAGCTTCTGCCAGATCCTCTGCAGCTCAAACCGCTTTCTCTACGTCGAATAA
- a CDS encoding ABC transporter ATP-binding protein gives MLALSGIRKTFHTGTVNEVRALRGVDLTIEPGSFVIVLGMNGSGKSTLLNAVAGSFYVDEGSIELAGHDVTKWPEHKRARLIGRVFQNPFSGTAPTMSIAENFALACRRGQSRGLGWALAPNLMQPLRERIATLKMGLEDRLDNAIGSLSGGQRQALTLLMATWLKPELLLLDEHTAALDPKSADQVIQLSDEVIQRDKLTTLMVTHSMQQAVSLGDRIIMMHRGQVLHDIRGAEKKRLRPEDLLDRFDEVRRRELLDESAAAILNELYI, from the coding sequence ATGCTCGCGCTTTCCGGCATCCGCAAAACTTTCCACACCGGCACGGTCAATGAAGTCCGCGCGCTGCGGGGTGTGGACCTGACCATCGAGCCCGGCTCGTTTGTGATCGTGCTCGGCATGAACGGCTCGGGCAAATCCACGCTGCTGAACGCGGTGGCGGGTTCCTTCTATGTCGATGAAGGCAGCATCGAGCTCGCAGGGCATGACGTGACAAAATGGCCGGAGCACAAGCGTGCGCGGCTGATTGGTCGCGTGTTTCAAAATCCCTTCAGCGGCACTGCACCGACGATGTCCATCGCTGAAAACTTTGCGCTCGCCTGCAGACGCGGGCAGTCACGCGGCCTGGGCTGGGCCCTGGCTCCGAATCTCATGCAGCCGCTGCGCGAGCGCATCGCCACCCTGAAGATGGGTCTTGAAGACCGGCTGGACAACGCCATCGGCTCCCTCTCCGGCGGCCAGCGTCAGGCGCTGACCCTGCTGATGGCCACGTGGCTGAAGCCCGAACTTCTTCTGCTGGATGAGCACACGGCGGCACTGGACCCCAAGAGCGCGGACCAGGTCATTCAGCTCAGCGATGAAGTGATCCAACGCGACAAGCTGACCACGCTGATGGTCACGCACTCGATGCAGCAGGCCGTGAGCCTGGGCGATCGCATCATCATGATGCACCGCGGGCAGGTGCTGCATGACATCCGTGGCGCAGAGAAAAAGCGCCTGCGGCCCGAGGATCTGCTGGACCGCTTTGACGAGGTTCGCCGCCGCGAGCTGCTGGATGAAAGCGCCGCCGCCATACTCAACGAGCTCTACATCTAA
- a CDS encoding MFS transporter, whose amino-acid sequence MTAAPNPLHRSAVWKWTICGLLLLASAINYMDRQTLANAAVRITKEFRLSQEQYGHIEAVFAYAFAAGSIVFGWAADRFSVRWLYAIVLTMWSLAGLATGFVHTEQELLWCRMALGFFEAGHWPCGIRTTRALLDARERSFGNSVLQSGTSVGAIITPLIMSALMTSELSSWRTAFQVVGITGFGWLVLWFALVRSADLPAPGRDEKSAQAEGAGIWSPVFIRRMLIVFVVIACINTTWQILRAWLPKILQEGRGYSEAETLWFTSAWYLATDVGCIGAGALAVWLGRGRMSVHAARVIVFASCGLLCVSCALTPWLAHGWGLLAVFMLAGAGALGVFPLYHAFTQDLSGRHQGKITGIAGVVAWMLPAQAQQFFGRLADRTHSFDQGLMLASCLPLIAVVPLWLFWESKSDTPSSSS is encoded by the coding sequence ATGACCGCCGCACCGAACCCACTCCATCGTTCGGCGGTCTGGAAGTGGACCATCTGCGGTCTGCTGCTGCTGGCCTCGGCCATCAATTACATGGACCGCCAGACGCTGGCGAACGCGGCGGTGCGCATCACGAAGGAGTTCCGTCTTTCGCAGGAGCAGTATGGACACATTGAGGCTGTCTTTGCCTACGCCTTTGCGGCGGGGTCTATCGTCTTCGGCTGGGCGGCGGATCGTTTTTCCGTGCGCTGGCTGTATGCCATCGTGCTGACGATGTGGTCGCTGGCCGGGCTGGCGACGGGCTTTGTGCACACTGAGCAGGAGCTGCTGTGGTGCCGCATGGCGTTGGGTTTCTTTGAGGCTGGTCACTGGCCCTGCGGCATACGTACCACGCGTGCGCTGCTGGACGCCCGGGAGCGCTCCTTTGGCAACAGCGTGCTGCAGAGCGGCACCTCGGTGGGTGCCATCATCACGCCGTTGATCATGAGCGCGCTCATGACGTCCGAGCTCAGCAGCTGGCGCACAGCTTTCCAGGTCGTGGGAATCACCGGTTTTGGCTGGCTGGTGCTGTGGTTTGCGCTGGTGCGCAGTGCGGATCTGCCTGCGCCTGGGCGGGATGAGAAGTCAGCGCAAGCAGAAGGCGCGGGAATTTGGAGCCCGGTCTTTATCCGGCGCATGCTGATCGTCTTTGTGGTCATCGCCTGCATCAACACCACCTGGCAGATTCTGCGGGCATGGTTGCCGAAAATTCTGCAGGAAGGGCGTGGCTATTCTGAGGCGGAGACGCTGTGGTTCACCTCGGCGTGGTATCTTGCCACGGATGTCGGCTGCATTGGCGCTGGGGCGCTCGCTGTTTGGCTGGGGCGTGGCCGGATGTCTGTGCATGCCGCACGCGTGATCGTTTTTGCTAGTTGTGGGCTGCTTTGTGTTTCTTGCGCTCTCACGCCGTGGCTGGCGCATGGCTGGGGCCTGCTGGCGGTCTTCATGCTCGCGGGAGCCGGTGCACTGGGGGTGTTCCCGCTTTATCATGCCTTCACGCAGGATCTGTCGGGACGGCATCAGGGGAAGATCACCGGCATCGCTGGAGTCGTGGCCTGGATGCTGCCAGCGCAGGCGCAGCAGTTCTTTGGCAGGCTGGCGGATCGTACGCACTCGTTTGATCAAGGGCTGATGCTGGCCTCCTGCCTGCCGCTCATCGCGGTGGTACCGCTGTGGCTGTTTTGGGAAAGCAAATCTGACACACCTTCATCCTCCTCATGA
- a CDS encoding anti-sigma factor antagonist (This anti-anti-sigma factor, or anti-sigma factor antagonist, belongs to a family that includes characterized members SpoIIAA, RsbV, RsfA, and RsfB.), with product MPAPTQSLTIAADLAELARVMTMIDDFSTRMSIGATDVSALHLALEEIVTNVITHGYQGNATRSLSVQIEALAADRIRASVTDAAPAYNPLARPEVNTSLPLEARPVGGLGVHLVRKLMDVCFYEHRDGQNIFTIERQLGRAAGAAASMSIAASRLAASATLTLSGRLDGLSSPDLERLVSALITSGVRTLTFDLSSLDYVSSAGLRIFIIAAKKLKAGGGEARFTDLSPAVHEVFQISGLLTALGVAPRA from the coding sequence GTGCCTGCGCCAACACAGAGCCTCACCATCGCCGCAGATCTCGCCGAGCTGGCACGGGTGATGACGATGATCGATGACTTCAGCACCCGCATGAGCATCGGCGCGACGGATGTCTCCGCGCTGCATCTGGCGCTGGAGGAGATCGTCACGAATGTGATCACGCATGGTTATCAGGGAAACGCCACGCGCTCGCTGAGCGTGCAGATCGAAGCCTTGGCCGCAGACCGCATCCGCGCCTCCGTGACCGATGCCGCCCCTGCCTACAATCCGCTGGCCAGACCCGAGGTTAACACCAGCCTTCCGCTGGAAGCACGGCCTGTGGGCGGGCTGGGCGTGCATCTGGTGCGGAAGCTGATGGACGTGTGTTTTTATGAGCACCGCGACGGACAGAATATATTCACCATTGAACGCCAGCTGGGACGTGCCGCCGGAGCCGCAGCCAGCATGAGCATCGCGGCCTCCAGACTGGCTGCCTCTGCCACGCTGACTCTCAGCGGCCGCCTGGATGGCCTCTCCAGCCCTGATCTGGAGCGGCTGGTCAGCGCGCTGATCACCTCGGGCGTGCGAACGCTCACGTTTGATCTATCGAGCTTGGACTACGTGAGCAGCGCCGGCCTGCGCATCTTTATCATCGCCGCAAAGAAGCTCAAGGCAGGTGGAGGAGAAGCACGCTTCACAGACCTCTCCCCCGCCGTGCACGAGGTCTTCCAAATTTCAGGGCTGCTCACAGCACTCGGCGTAGCGCCACGAGCGTGA
- a CDS encoding DUF1501 domain-containing protein, producing MNRPQLCSRRHFLHANGYSLGTLALASLLERDGLLAAPVKPESITGETRYDLTPKKPHFEPRAKAMISLFMMGGPSQMDLFDPKPMLTKYHGQKFPGEIKYDNLAQASSKCFGSPWKFAKQGQCGMEISELLPNLSKVVDEITLIRSMTSGVSNHAQGLYAMNAGRITAGRPALGSWLTYGLGSETDELPAYMVLSHPGGLPTFSGEHFTNGWLPALFQGTLVRATEPRILNLDPPASLAGAPQKRQLDLLRAFNEDHLSAHPGELDLQARISSYELAAKMQTAAKEALDISKEPEYVRKLYGVDNPITKDYATRCIIARRLVERGVRYVQVLNAGQSWDQHGSLITALPKNCEATDQPSAALLIDLKQRGLLDTTVVHWGGEMGRLPVLQNDAGREKWGRDHNTYGFSMWMAGGGFKKGYVHGETDEFGHKAIIDEVKHYDYHATLLKTFGLDHTKLTYKRNGLAASLTDNQGAKVVDQLLA from the coding sequence ATGAACCGCCCCCAGCTCTGCTCCCGCCGTCATTTCCTGCACGCCAATGGCTACAGCCTCGGCACGCTGGCGCTCGCCTCGCTGCTTGAGCGGGACGGCCTGCTCGCCGCCCCAGTGAAGCCTGAGAGCATCACGGGCGAGACACGGTACGACCTCACGCCGAAAAAGCCGCACTTTGAGCCGCGCGCCAAGGCCATGATCTCCCTCTTCATGATGGGTGGGCCTTCGCAGATGGATCTCTTTGATCCCAAGCCGATGCTCACCAAGTATCACGGGCAGAAATTTCCTGGAGAGATCAAGTATGACAACCTCGCGCAGGCTTCCTCGAAGTGCTTTGGCTCGCCGTGGAAGTTTGCCAAACAGGGGCAATGTGGCATGGAGATCAGCGAGCTGCTGCCAAACCTGAGCAAGGTGGTGGATGAGATCACGCTCATCCGCTCCATGACCTCCGGTGTGAGCAATCATGCGCAGGGTCTCTATGCCATGAATGCGGGACGCATCACCGCGGGCCGCCCTGCGCTGGGCTCCTGGCTCACCTACGGTCTGGGCAGCGAGACGGATGAACTGCCCGCCTACATGGTGCTCTCTCATCCCGGTGGTCTGCCCACCTTCAGCGGTGAGCATTTTACCAATGGCTGGCTGCCCGCGCTCTTTCAGGGCACGCTGGTGCGCGCCACGGAGCCGCGCATTCTCAATCTCGATCCTCCTGCCTCGCTTGCAGGTGCGCCACAGAAACGCCAGCTCGATCTGCTGCGGGCTTTCAATGAGGACCACCTCTCGGCTCATCCTGGTGAGCTCGACCTGCAGGCGCGCATCTCCAGCTACGAACTCGCCGCCAAGATGCAGACCGCTGCCAAGGAGGCGCTCGATATTTCGAAGGAACCAGAGTACGTCCGGAAACTTTACGGCGTGGACAATCCGATCACCAAGGACTACGCCACGCGCTGCATCATCGCGCGCCGTCTGGTGGAGCGTGGTGTGCGCTACGTGCAGGTGCTCAATGCCGGGCAGTCGTGGGACCAGCACGGCTCTCTCATCACCGCCCTGCCAAAAAACTGCGAGGCGACCGATCAGCCCAGTGCGGCGCTGCTCATCGACCTCAAGCAACGCGGTCTGCTGGACACCACCGTCGTCCACTGGGGCGGTGAGATGGGCCGCCTGCCGGTGCTGCAAAACGACGCCGGACGCGAGAAGTGGGGCCGCGACCACAACACCTACGGTTTCAGCATGTGGATGGCCGGTGGCGGCTTCAAAAAAGGCTACGTGCATGGCGAGACCGATGAATTTGGACACAAGGCCATCATCGACGAAGTGAAGCACTACGACTACCACGCCACGCTGCTCAAGACCTTCGGTCTCGACCACACCAAGCTCACCTACAAGCGCAACGGCCTCGCCGCCTCGCTGACGGACAACCAGGGCGCGAAGGTGGTGGATCAACTGCTGGCCTAG